The Rhodospirillales bacterium genome includes the window AAAAACTGGTGGGGATTAGCCTGGAAGGGAGTGTGGGGTGATGTGGTACGGTTTTGGAGAGTTTCTGGCCATTGTGACGACAGATAAAAAGGCACGTTGGGCGGCGATTATTTTTATATGTGTTATCTTGATTGCTTTAGGGGTAGGGAATTTTTTGGATGATCAAAATTAACATTGCATCGTCATTGCGAGCACAGCGAAGCAATCCAGAATCTGGATTGCCGCGTCGGCCTGTCGGCCTCCTCGCAATGACGGTGTTAATGTTTCTAACTTTGCTGATTTCTGGGTGCATCAAGGAAGAATGGGTGGGCGTAGTCTATTATAAGGGAAACAATCCTCTTCACATTGGAACATTTTCATCTTTTGAAGAATGTCGTCGTGTTACAGGTTATAAAGCGGAAGGTATGGGAGAATTTTATGAAGGAACATGCCTAAGAAATTGCAATTATGATTTTTTGCTAGGGCAGGATGTGTGTAAAGAAGCGATAGATATTTAGCTAAGGACATAAAATTTAAATGATCAAAATTAACAACCTGCACGCCGCGATTAACGGCACGGACATTCTCAAGGGCATTGATCTGGAAATCAATGACGGCGAGGTCCATGCCATTATGGGGCCGAACGGCTCCGGGAAAAGCACGCTGTCTTACGCGCTGGCGGGCCGTGACGGCTACGAAATCACGCAAGGCACCGCGATGTTCAACGGTGCCGACCTTCTGGGCCTTGATCCGGAAGAGCGCGCGGCTCTTGGCGTTTTCCTCGCGTTCCAGTACCCGGTCGAAATCCCCGGCGTGACGCTGAAACAGTTCCTGAAAACCGCGATCAACGCCCAGCGCAAGGCACGGGGTGAAGGCGAGCTTGACGCGCTTGAGATGCTCAAGCTGTTCAAGGCCAAACAAAAGGAACTCGGCGTGGTTGATGAAATGCTCAATCGCGCGGTGAATGTCGGTTTTTCCGGCGGCGAGAAAAAACGCGCCGAAGTCCTGCAAATGGCGCTTCTGGAACCGAAATTCGCGATCCTCGATGAAACCGACAGCGGCCTTGATATCGACGCGCTGAAGGTCGTGGCCGACGGGGTTAACGCCCTGCGCGCGGCGGACCGCTCGTTCCTTGTGATTACCCATTACCAGCGCCTTCTCGATTACATCAAGCCGGACGTCGTGCATGTTCTGGCGGGCGGGCGCATTGTGAAAACCGGCGGGCCGGAACTGGCCCTGCAACTGGAAGAAAAAGGTTATGCGGAGTTCGTTGAAAGTGCTGCCTGATGATTGGGGACCGCTGGCCGGTCATGAATCGTTCCTGAGAGAAAACCCGGCGCCGGACTGGCTGCAGGATTTGCGCCGTCACGGGGCGGAGCGCTTTGCGAAAGCGGGACTGCCAACCCCGAAAATGGAGCGCTGGAAATACACCAACATTCTGCCGCTGGTCGGTAATTATGGCGCGACGCTGTCCGCCGCTGATGTGACGTATGTCGATCCGGACAATCTGATCCGGAAACTCTCCGATGTATATGCCGGGGAGACGCCGCAATGGCTGATCGCCCTGCAAACCGAAGACCCGGTCAGCGAAAAACCGCTGTGGGATCTGTGTAATGCCTATATCCGCGACGGCCTGATGATCGACGTGAAGCCCGGCGAACGGCACGATAACCCGATCCATATCACGATTGACGGCCATGACGGCGCGTTCTTTGTGCCGCGGACGGCTTTCCGCCTCGGTGAAGGATCGGAGCTGACGATCATCGAACATCACACGGGCGAGGGGCGTTACTGGAATAACCGCCTGACCCAGATCATGGTCGGACCGGGGGCGAAGCTCCGCCATATTCGTATACAGGAAAACGCGATAGACTCCGTTTACACCCAGAACACGCATGTGCGCGTTGCGGATGGCGGGACTTACGAAGCCCTGAATTTCGTGACCGGCGCGGCGCTGTCCCGGTTCCAGCTCCAGGTTGATCTGAACGCGCCGGGCGCGCAGGCGAAATTTGCCGCCGTGCATCTGGTGCAGGGCGCGCAGCTCGCCGACCAGACTGTGACGATTAATCACAATGCGCCGAATGGCCGCTCGCAGCAGTTTGTCCGCTCTGTGATAGATGATCGCGCCCGCTCGGTGTTCCAG containing:
- the sufD gene encoding Fe-S cluster assembly protein SufD; protein product: MRSSLKVLPDDWGPLAGHESFLRENPAPDWLQDLRRHGAERFAKAGLPTPKMERWKYTNILPLVGNYGATLSAADVTYVDPDNLIRKLSDVYAGETPQWLIALQTEDPVSEKPLWDLCNAYIRDGLMIDVKPGERHDNPIHITIDGHDGAFFVPRTAFRLGEGSELTIIEHHTGEGRYWNNRLTQIMVGPGAKLRHIRIQENAIDSVYTQNTHVRVADGGTYEALNFVTGAALSRFQLQVDLNAPGAQAKFAAVHLVQGAQLADQTVTINHNAPNGRSQQFVRSVIDDRARSVFQGKVHVAKGADGTDAQQLSNAILMAEAAEMDTKPELEIYADDVKCSHGATTGQLDEEALFYARSRGIPQAQARSMLVEAFVGEVLEDLSPECLRSELLEKVDKWLNRKI
- the sufC gene encoding Fe-S cluster assembly ATPase SufC — translated: MIKINNLHAAINGTDILKGIDLEINDGEVHAIMGPNGSGKSTLSYALAGRDGYEITQGTAMFNGADLLGLDPEERAALGVFLAFQYPVEIPGVTLKQFLKTAINAQRKARGEGELDALEMLKLFKAKQKELGVVDEMLNRAVNVGFSGGEKKRAEVLQMALLEPKFAILDETDSGLDIDALKVVADGVNALRAADRSFLVITHYQRLLDYIKPDVVHVLAGGRIVKTGGPELALQLEEKGYAEFVESAA